CTATTCCGCGCCTCGCCGAGAAGTTTCGACTTGGTCATCACGGACTACTCCATGCCGGGCACCTCCGGGGTGGACCTTGCTCTCTCCATGCGAGAACTCCGCGCCGACGTGCCCATGCTCATCTGCACGGGATATGGAGCAGGGCTAACGACCGAGAAGGCTCGTCGCATGGGCTTTCGCGCCGTTCTGCAAAAACCGCTCGAGATCGCGGAGTTCAGCCGGGCAGTCCGACTCGCGCTGGATGATCCCGCCGGAACTGCGGTGGAGATGAGCTCGGAGCGGGCTGCACTCAACCTAGAGCCAGTTTAGCCGATGCACTCGCGGAGAGGAGCTTCGATTCAAAGGCATCACTCAACCAATCCTTCGGCCGCCGAGTCGGCACGGGTGCCCGCAGAACTTGACGGAGTGACAGCCTGGAAGCTTGGCCGTCGCTCCCGAGGGGGGGATCGACGCAACCTCGAGGCTTCGGACGCGTCCGCGTCGGAGTCGGGCCGCCTCTCAAACCAGGCGTAGAGCACTGGCAGGAGGACCAAGGTGAGAAACGTCGAACTCAAAATCCCTCCGATCACCACTGTCGCAAGCGGACGCTGAACCTCCGCGCCAGCCCCGGTGGCAATTGCCATCGGAACGAATCCCAGCGCCGCCACAGCGGCAGTCATGATGACGGGCCGCAGCCGCGTCAGGGCCCCCTCCATGACGGCCTCCAGCAGCTCGAGGCCCTCTTCCCGAAGCTGATTGAAGTAGGTGATCATCACCAAGCCATTGAGCACCGCCACGCCGCTGAGCGCGATAAACCCCACGGCGGCAGTGATGCTGAAGGGCATGCCCCGCAGCCAGAGCGCCACAATCCCGCCGGTCAAAGCCAGGGGGATTCCCGTGGCGATCAAAAAGGTCTGCCGCAGGCTGCGAAACGCGGCAAAGATCAGCACCAGGATCAGCACAAGTGCGGCGGGCACCACGACTAAAAGTCGGGCACGGGCCTTCTGAAGGTTCTCGAACTGACCTCCAAACTCGAAAGTGTATCCACCGGGAAACTGAACCTGCTCCTTGATGCGAGCCACGCATTCGTGCACGAAGCCCTCCATGTCACGACCCTTCACGTTGACCATGAGTGCCACCCGACGCTGGGCGTTCTCGTGACCGATGGGTTCCACGGTTTTGACGGTTGTCACCTCCACGATTTTTCCCAGGGGTACCAACCCATACTCGCCCACACGCACGGGGACCGCACGAATCTTGTCGATGTCGGATCGCTGGTCATCGGGAAGGCGAACCACAATGTCGCGGCGTCGATTCCCTTCGATCATGGTTCCCACTGTCTCCCCCCCGAGCGCAACCGAGACCGCGCGATTCACCTCCGAGGATGCTAGGTTTCTTCGCGCGAGCTCGCCCCGTCTCACGTTGAGCACCAAGGTGGAGTTGCGCCCGTTCACCTCCAAGGTCGCCTCACCACCCGGCACAGCCCCGATAATCGCTTTGGACTGCTCCGCCAAGCGCTCCAGAACGTCGTAGTCAGCCCCGTAGATCTTCATCGACAGCTCCGCCTTGCTTCCCTCCAGCATCTCGTTGAATCGCATCTCGATGGGTTGAGCAAACTCAAACTCGTGTCCGGGCACCTGGGCGTTTACTGCCTTCTCGATCATCTCGCAGAGTTCCCGCTTGTTTTGCGGCCGGCCCTGTTGGCGAGACCATTCCCGTAGCGGTCGATAGAAAACGTAGAGATCATTCTCATTGGGGGCCATCGGGTCCGTCGCCACTTCGCTGGTGCCGATCCGAGAAAAAACCCGAGTCACTTCGGGAAATTGCTCGAGAATAATCCGCTCCACCTTCAGCTCCCGTGCCAAGGATTCCTCCAAACTCATTCCCACCTCGCGATAGACCATCGCCGTGATGGCGCCTTCGTCCAGCTTGGGCACAAACTCCGCACCCAATCTCCCATACAGGAGGATCGCGCCCGCGAACAATGCCATCGCCCCACCCACCGTCAACCAACGCAGGCGCAGGGCGTGAACCAGGCTCGTCCGATAGGCGGACCGTGCCAGGCGCATCAGAATGTTTTCTTTTTCTTCCACCCTCCCGACCAACACATAGCTGCAGAGCACCGGCATAAGACTGAGCGCCAGAAGTAGCGCGCCGCCCAGCGCCAACATCACGGTCAGAGCCATTGGGCGGAACATTTTCCCCTCAATTCCAGTCAAGGCCAATATAGGAACGTACACCAATGTGATGATCAGCACTCCGAAAAACATGGGATTGGCCACTTGCTTGCTCGCGCTTAGAACGGTATGGGATCGTTCCTCCGCGGTGAGCACACGACCCAGATGTTTCTGTCGATGGGCCAGCTGGCGAACAATGTTCTCCACCATCACCACCGCACCGTCGATGATCAGACCAAAATCGACGGCACCGAGACTCATCAGGTTTCCCGAGATCTCGTACCGAACCATGCCCGAGATGGCGAAAAGAAAGGAAAGCGGGATGGCCAGCGCCACAATCAGAGCAGCGCGCCAGTTCCCGAGAAGAGCCATCAGCACGACCACGACGAGAACGGCGCCCTCAAACAGGTTTCGCTTTACCGTGTCGATGGTCCGGTCCACCAACTCTGACCGATCGTACACGGTGGTCAATTCCATGCCGCTCGGCAACTTCTCGCGAACGCCCTCAAGCCGTGGCAGCACGTCCTGACATACCACTCGGGCGTTCCGTCCGGAGAGCATCATCACCGTGCCCAGCACCACCTCCTGGCCGTCCATCGTCGCCGCCCCCGTGCGATACTTCGCCCCGACTGCCACCCGCGCCAGATCCTTGACCCGGAGCGGCGTGATGGCAGCTCCGAACTTCACCGGAAGCTCTGCGATCTCCTCCGGAGAGCCCACCCGTCCCACCGCGCGAATGGTTAATTGCTTGCCGTTCTTGCTCACGATCCCGCCGCCCGCATTCTCAACATTGCCGCGGATGACATCCGCCAGATCGGAGACGGTCATTCCGGCATTGCTCAGCGCGGCTAGATCAGGCTCCACGAGCACCTGACGCTGGTGACCTCCGTTCGAGTTGATCTCAGCCACCCCCGCAACCTGACGCAGGAGGGGCTTCACGACGTATTCCTGCGCATCATAAAGTTCCATGAGTGCCTGTTGCTCGTCTGCCGGCCGGGCCGAGGCATCGGACTTCCAATGCAGGGTGTAATAGAAGATCTCTCCCAAGCCGGTGCTGATGGGAGCCAGCTGCGGTGCCACGCCCTCCGGAAGAGAGTCCACCACCGAGGTCAAGCGTTCCCCGACCAACTGGCGAGCCCGATAAATATCAGTGCCTTCATCGAAGGTCAGAGTCACCTGCGATAAGCCGAATTTGGTGAGCGACCGCATGTCGCTCACGCCGGGCAGACCCTGCATCTCCAGCTCGATGGCCCGGGTAACGGCTTTTTCCGATTCCTCGGGGGCCATGACGGGAACCTCGGTGTTGATTTGGACTTGGACCCCGGTCAGGTCCGGCACGGCGTCAATAGGCAGCTGAAAGGCCGACCAGAGGCCACCGGCAAACAAGGCGCAGGTCAGCAGAAGCACAACCCCGCGCTGGCGCATGGAGAATTCAAGAATGCGATCGATCATGTCAGTTACATTGGAAAGGGTTTTGACGCAGTCTGGGCTGCTTCAGCGAAGCCCCAGCAAGCTCACTCCCGTAAGCTCCTCAAGTTCGGCCGCCGCGGCGCTAAACTCACGCCGGGTGTCCAGCAGACTTTCCACGGCTTCGAGATACTGCTTTTGCAGCTCGACATAGGTGGTGGCCGGAACGGCCGCCATGCGATAGTGGCGATCGGCCAGTTCCGCCGCCTGGGCGAAGTGCTGGACGGAATCGGGGCGCCACTGCGCTATTTCATCCAATCGTGCCCCATAGGCGCGGCTGGCGGAGATGACCCGTCTTTCCACATCGCGACGCGCCAGATCCAGCAGCGTCTCAGCCTGAATTTCGCGGGCCCGCGCGGCCCCGATGTTCGAGCTGTTGTTTCTCCACAGGGGAAGCGGAAAGGAGATCCCCACCCCGATCATGCGGTCCTTCCCTCCCGCGGTTTCCTCGCTGAACTCCGGACCCAGCCGAACCGAGGGCCAACGCTCATTGCGAGCCAGCTCCAGACGAAAACCTTGCTGCTCCAACTCCACCTCGCGGAGCCGCAACTCGAAGTTATTGGTCTGAGCGGCGGCCAAAAGGTCAGAGAGCCGCGGTGCCGCTGGACGCGGAGTGTCCGACAAAACCACGGTGAGTTCCTCCTCCAACGGGCGACCCAACAAGCGATTCAAGGTCAGGCGGGCATCCTCCGCGCTCAAGCCGGACTCGGTGGCCCGCCGTCGAAGGCTGACCTCGGTCGCCTCCAGAATCCGCAACTCAAGCTGAGGAGTAACTCCCGACGGATCACGTTGAACCAACACCTCCCTAAGGGCTCGGTAGCGGTCGGCAACCTCCCGAGCCACTCGCGCCTTCTCCTGCGAGGCGGCCAACGCATGGGCTTCACCCCGTACCCGCGCCGCCAAGGCGTTGCGAAACCGAGCCAACCCAAGCTCCGCCAGGGCCACATCCTGGTTCGCAATCGCTTTCCTCAGCCCGAGACGTCCGGGCCACTCAAACGCTTGGCTAACCCCCACGCTCCAAGCGACCCCCTCCCCCGTGAATCGTCCACCTCGCTCGTGCGCCTGCTTCTGTCCCAGGCTGCCGGTCACCTCCGGCGGCGCCAGCCGGCCCGCCGTTCGCTTCATCGATCGCGCCGCACCTACCTCGGCTTCGTAAAACCGAAGTTCAGGATTCTGCTTCAACGCCAACTCCACGAGCGAGCTGGGTGAGGGTGGCAGGGCATTGGTGGAGGCTCCGGCGGCCAGGCTGGCCGCGATAGCAATCAAAACAAGTGGGGTCAAAATGGACTTCATCATAGATCAAAACACGGGATCAGGTTCAACAAACGGGGTCAGGTATCGAAGTGATGCCGCCAACGCGGCGACATCCGGACACAAAAAAACCCGAACGAATCGCCGTTAGGCGGACCGCTCAGGCTCAAGAAGGATCAAATGAGGAAGACCGTGGACCGAACGACGCTGACCGACCAGGAGGGGGGAGGGATCGCCAGCAGCGGCGTTTCCAGGGATGTGAAACCCGCTAACAACCCGACCAAAGGGGCAACCGAAGGCAGGCAAGTGCCCGTCGGAACTCGAACACTCATCGATTCGATGAAGTCTCGGAAATTCGCAATCTGTGCCTTTTGGAAACTGAGCACGTGATCGGATGTCGCGGTCGGGGATCCATCCGCCAGCCAGACCAATGCCGTGGAAACCAGTCGGTGCGCATGCCCCCGCAAAGTCGGACCCGCATGACGAAGCACGACTTTGGTTCCCCCCTGATGCGAGGAAATCTGCACTCCGTGTTCTCCGTCCAGACAAGCAATCACCGCGGCCGTCACCGGGGCCAAGGGCGTCCCCATCCACAAGTACACCACTAGCCAAAACGCAGCCAAGAGCTGGCGGCGGCCGAAGTCGACAAAATGGCGCGGATAGAAACTCATGTGTCTACGAGGACTAGTTCTAGACTACTCGCGCTCAAGGAATGTTCAAGCGACTTGTTGGGGAGCCCGACTCCCGGTCGTTCTCAGCCAGCTGCAAACGGTCGAACCGACCAGGCAAAAAGGTCCCACCACTACCCAGGGCACAAAGCCTGCTTACCTAGGGCACCACGACCGGATGCTTTAAGAAAAGCACCGGAGCCGCTTCTGGCTTTTCAAGCCACAAGCCCGCGTGTAGCAGTAATTGCGGTCAACGGACGAACCAACAACAAGTGCATGTACGCCATGAAGAAAATCGGATATCTCCTGACTCTGACTCTCAGCTTCTCTTACTTAGGAATCATGAACTCGGCGCAAGCTTCCGGTGGCTATTCCGCCCGGATGGCCCTGCCTAGGACCGGCGTCGAGAAGAGCCAGGTCGACCGGGAGAAATTTAGCCTCGGTCAGCGAATTTTTGCCGGCAAGGTCAATTCAGGCCAGGGCGATGCGAGTGCTCAAAAGGCCAAACTGACCGACCTGCAATCGCTGCTACCAGCCAAGCTCGCCAAGGAAAAGGATCTTTGCTCCCTGGCCGGGAAGCTCTCTCCTGAACAGCTGAACGCCCTCGACTATTTTGTGACGCAACGTTACGGCAAGGGCAAATAGTCCTTAGTTTTTGCCAAGAATGGGATGGCCACCTGGGGGCCGAAGTGGGTTGATTTTCCAATGAAAAGCACCCCTGACGTTCGATCGGCTTCGCAGAACCCGCTCTCCGGCTTCGAAGATTG
The nucleotide sequence above comes from Verrucomicrobiales bacterium. Encoded proteins:
- a CDS encoding TolC family protein, whose product is MMKSILTPLVLIAIAASLAAGASTNALPPSPSSLVELALKQNPELRFYEAEVGAARSMKRTAGRLAPPEVTGSLGQKQAHERGGRFTGEGVAWSVGVSQAFEWPGRLGLRKAIANQDVALAELGLARFRNALAARVRGEAHALAASQEKARVAREVADRYRALREVLVQRDPSGVTPQLELRILEATEVSLRRRATESGLSAEDARLTLNRLLGRPLEEELTVVLSDTPRPAAPRLSDLLAAAQTNNFELRLREVELEQQGFRLELARNERWPSVRLGPEFSEETAGGKDRMIGVGISFPLPLWRNNSSNIGAARAREIQAETLLDLARRDVERRVISASRAYGARLDEIAQWRPDSVQHFAQAAELADRHYRMAAVPATTYVELQKQYLEAVESLLDTRREFSAAAAELEELTGVSLLGLR
- a CDS encoding efflux RND transporter permease subunit; this encodes MIDRILEFSMRQRGVVLLLTCALFAGGLWSAFQLPIDAVPDLTGVQVQINTEVPVMAPEESEKAVTRAIELEMQGLPGVSDMRSLTKFGLSQVTLTFDEGTDIYRARQLVGERLTSVVDSLPEGVAPQLAPISTGLGEIFYYTLHWKSDASARPADEQQALMELYDAQEYVVKPLLRQVAGVAEINSNGGHQRQVLVEPDLAALSNAGMTVSDLADVIRGNVENAGGGIVSKNGKQLTIRAVGRVGSPEEIAELPVKFGAAITPLRVKDLARVAVGAKYRTGAATMDGQEVVLGTVMMLSGRNARVVCQDVLPRLEGVREKLPSGMELTTVYDRSELVDRTIDTVKRNLFEGAVLVVVVLMALLGNWRAALIVALAIPLSFLFAISGMVRYEISGNLMSLGAVDFGLIIDGAVVMVENIVRQLAHRQKHLGRVLTAEERSHTVLSASKQVANPMFFGVLIITLVYVPILALTGIEGKMFRPMALTVMLALGGALLLALSLMPVLCSYVLVGRVEEKENILMRLARSAYRTSLVHALRLRWLTVGGAMALFAGAILLYGRLGAEFVPKLDEGAITAMVYREVGMSLEESLARELKVERIILEQFPEVTRVFSRIGTSEVATDPMAPNENDLYVFYRPLREWSRQQGRPQNKRELCEMIEKAVNAQVPGHEFEFAQPIEMRFNEMLEGSKAELSMKIYGADYDVLERLAEQSKAIIGAVPGGEATLEVNGRNSTLVLNVRRGELARRNLASSEVNRAVSVALGGETVGTMIEGNRRRDIVVRLPDDQRSDIDKIRAVPVRVGEYGLVPLGKIVEVTTVKTVEPIGHENAQRRVALMVNVKGRDMEGFVHECVARIKEQVQFPGGYTFEFGGQFENLQKARARLLVVVPAALVLILVLIFAAFRSLRQTFLIATGIPLALTGGIVALWLRGMPFSITAAVGFIALSGVAVLNGLVMITYFNQLREEGLELLEAVMEGALTRLRPVIMTAAVAALGFVPMAIATGAGAEVQRPLATVVIGGILSSTFLTLVLLPVLYAWFERRPDSDADASEASRLRRSPPRERRPSFQAVTPSSSAGTRADSAAEGLVE